In a single window of the Saccharothrix australiensis genome:
- a CDS encoding response regulator, with protein sequence MPPALRALVVDDHPLFRYGLSTALSAASDVAVVGEASGGTAAVAMAAALRPDVVVMDLNMPDLGGVEATRRIVAHDPGARVLVLTMFDDDDSVSAAMRAGALGYLLKAARPQQVVRAVRAVAEGEAIFSPAIAARLSAYFGGAAGFGVAAFPELTAREREVLLLMAVGRGNAAIARVLVLSPKTVRNHVSNILRKLHVTDRAQAVSRAKRAGLGDEPGHLGT encoded by the coding sequence ATGCCGCCGGCGCTGCGGGCGCTCGTCGTGGACGACCACCCGCTGTTCCGCTACGGGCTGTCGACCGCGCTGAGCGCCGCTTCCGACGTGGCCGTGGTGGGCGAGGCGTCCGGCGGGACGGCCGCGGTCGCGATGGCCGCCGCGCTGCGCCCGGACGTGGTGGTGATGGACCTCAACATGCCGGACCTGGGCGGGGTCGAGGCGACGCGGCGCATCGTGGCGCACGACCCCGGCGCGCGGGTGCTGGTGCTGACCATGTTCGACGACGACGATTCGGTGTCCGCCGCGATGCGCGCGGGCGCGCTGGGCTACCTGCTCAAGGCGGCCCGGCCGCAGCAGGTCGTGCGGGCGGTGCGGGCGGTCGCCGAGGGTGAGGCGATCTTCAGCCCGGCGATCGCGGCGCGGCTGTCGGCGTACTTCGGCGGCGCGGCCGGGTTCGGGGTGGCGGCGTTCCCGGAGCTGACCGCGCGGGAGCGGGAGGTGCTGCTGCTGATGGCCGTCGGCCGGGGCAACGCCGCGATCGCCCGCGTGCTGGTGCTCAGCCCGAAGACCGTGCGCAACCACGTGTCGAACATCCTGCGCAAGCTGCACGTCACCGACCGCGCGCAGGCGGTGTCCCGAGCGAAGCGGGCCGGTTTGGGCGACGAGCCGGGACACCTCGGGACCTGA
- a CDS encoding helix-turn-helix transcriptional regulator: MNGERIVVVLHAADPISRVGVTTALRSRPEVRLVEPGEPAPVALVVLEVLDGAARRLLRRLQAPGSPNVVLVAGDIADPALLDVVGGGVSAVVQRCDATPDTLVRLVKAAAAGQGALPPDLLGRLLDRVSRLQRDVLHPRGWTMAGMSEREAEVLRLVADGFETREIAEKLCYSQRTVKSILHDITNRFRLRNRAHAVAFALREGLI; this comes from the coding sequence ATGAACGGTGAGCGGATCGTGGTGGTCCTGCACGCGGCGGACCCCATCAGCAGGGTCGGGGTGACCACCGCGCTGCGGTCGCGGCCCGAGGTCCGGTTGGTGGAGCCCGGCGAGCCCGCCCCGGTCGCGCTGGTGGTGCTGGAGGTGCTAGACGGCGCGGCGCGGCGGCTGCTGCGCCGCCTCCAGGCGCCGGGCAGCCCGAACGTCGTGCTGGTCGCGGGTGACATCGCGGACCCCGCGCTGCTGGACGTCGTCGGCGGCGGCGTGTCGGCCGTCGTCCAGCGGTGCGACGCCACCCCGGACACGTTGGTGCGCCTGGTGAAGGCCGCCGCGGCGGGCCAGGGCGCGCTGCCGCCGGACCTGCTGGGCAGGCTGCTGGACCGGGTGTCCCGGTTGCAGCGCGACGTGCTGCACCCCCGCGGCTGGACGATGGCGGGCATGTCGGAACGGGAGGCCGAGGTGCTGCGGCTCGTCGCCGACGGGTTCGAGACCAGGGAGATCGCCGAGAAGCTGTGCTACTCGCAGCGGACCGTCAAGAGCATCCTGCACGACATCACCAACCGGTTCCGGCTGCGCAACCGCGCGCACGCCGTGGCGTTCGCGTTGCGGGAGGGGCTCATCTGA